The genome window GAGCAATGATCGCTTGAGCCTTTGTAGCGATTAATTCTTTTTTCCTGCTTGCTCCGTCCCTATGTCGGAGGTTTCCTCCGACGGGGCGGTGCGCTTTAACCTTTTTGAAGCAGTCTATTACGGATAAGCTTCGAGACCGAAAGGAATCCTTTAGGGCAAATGCTTTAGTATAAGCTCCGCGTCCGCTGCTTTGTCTTTCCCCTTTTTGATCTATTTAGATTGAGCAGCTCGATACTTGGCAGCTTTAGTTAATAAAGACTCGGCAAAGGCGATCGCATCTTCGGCGGAATGGCCACCTGTAATTTGAGCTAACTCTTCTGCTCGTACCTCATAATTACTGAGGGTTTTGACTCTTACTACTGTGCGAATATCGGCAATACTGCTGCCGTTTTTGTGTTTTGTGGTAGCTTCTTCAATAATCGTTTTTTCGACTTTAAAATGCCCGCTAGCCATTGCTGCAATCAAGGGTTGATGAGTTACACATAATACCTGATGTTGTTGACCAAGCTGATGTAGTTTTTCAGCGATCGCCTGAGCGACTTTTCCCGATACTCCCGCATCTATTTCATCAAAGATCAAGGTACTGGAACTTTCTTCAGCACCTGTAAAACAAGCTTTTAATGCCAGCAAAAAACGGCTCATTTCCCCACCAGAGGCAATTACCGATAAAGGCTGGATCGACTCTCCAGCGTTAGGACTAAAATAAAACACTACTTTATCTGCACCCATCCCTGTAGGGGTAGATTCAATCAGACGACATTCAAACACCACCTTGTCCATCGCCAGGGGTTTTAGCTCTTTTATGAGCTGCTTTTCTAATTTGGTAGCTGCTTTTTGCCGTAATTGAGTCAGCTTGCGACATTCATCTGTAAGCTGTTGTGAAGCCAGCTCATATTCCTGCTGCAAAGTTTCAATTGATTGTCCACCGCCAGTAATCAGGGCTAACTCTTGCTGTAGCTGTTGCGTTAGCGCGATCGCGTCACTCAAATCTGGACCATATTTACGACAAATATTTTTTAATTGCCTAATTCTGGTTTCGATCTCTTCTAATCGTTGTGGATCTGCCTCTAAATCTTCGCTATAGCTGTTGATCTGTTGTCCTGCTTCTACTATTTGCGCCAATCCTGACTGCACCATTTCTAAAATAGGGGCTAATTCTAAATCGTATTCCACCATCTCCATCAGACAAGATTCAGCCTTGCCTAAAAGATCCGCCCCCGCAGGCGCATCGTCATCCCCTTCATAAAGTAGTTGATATGCCTGATTGCCCAATTGCTGTAGTTCAACTACATGAGAAAGGCGATCGCGTTCTTGTTCTAGTTCATCTAATTCATCGGCATTAGTTAACTCAGCTTCGGTTAAATCTTTTAGCTGAAATTGTAATAAATCTTGTCGTTGCAGTAATTCTTGCTCAGATTGAATACGCTTATCTAAAGCTTTTTTTGTCTGTTGTGCTATTTCATAAGCCTGGACAACTAGATTTAGCTGTTTGATAACTGGTTTGCCACCATAAGCATCTAATAAATGTCGTTGCCGATCCGAAATCAATAAATTTACCGTTTGTCCTTGAGCGGTAATTTCTACGAGACGCGATCGCAATTCTGCCATCAATTGACGATTAACTAAAACCCCGTTTACCCGACTACGCGATCGCATATTGGTTTTGCCGACAACTATCTCGCGACTACAAACCAGGGTATCTTCTTCTAAAGGTTCAATTTCTTGGACTTCTAGCCACTTGTTTAAGTTAGAATCAATCTCAAAGGTAGCTTCAATCACAGAGCGATCGCTACCGCTACGGATCATTCGGCTATTTGCCTTACCGCCTAAGACCATATCAATCGCATCAAGAATAATCGATTTTCCTGCGCCTGTTTCTCCCGTCAGAACGCTCAATCCACTGTCTAAATTGAGTTCTAAAGAATCAACTAAAGCAAAATTATTAATTTTTAGATTAACGAGCATCTAGATAAAATTAAACTAGCTTGAACCGAAATAAATAATTAAAATAATCACTATCAGCAGTTTAGCGAAAGCAGCAGCAAATTATCAGTATTTTTTTATTAAGGTTTTGTAGAACATACCAGATTAGTTTACTCTTGACCACGATAACTTTTGTTGTTCTTGATTCCAGTGCCAACGCAGCAAGTTAGCTTGTTGCCCAATGCCTAAACCTGGTAAGTTAATTGCTTTTCTGGGGGCTTCGGTAGCCATAGCGATCGCTTTTTCGAGATCGCAACCCCATTTAACTAAGTTTTCTACGCCGACTAATAAAGGTAAAGTAGTTCCTGATAATGTAGCGTCGGGTAATCTAGCTGTACCTTCGGTAACGATAATTTCGCGCTCATCCCAAGGATAAACACCATCGGGTAATCCAATTGGAGATAAAGCATCACTGACTAAGAAAATACCTTGGTCATAATTACTAGCTTTGAGAACAATTTCTAACATTGTCGGACAAACGTGATTGCCATCGGCGATTAAACCACAGTAAACATGAGGATTGACGATCGCTTCTCCTAATAATCCTGGTTGGCGGTGGTGCAGACTTGGCATGGCGTTAAAAGCATGAGTCACCATTGATGCACCTCGAACAAATGCCCGTTGCGCTTGTGTAGCCGTCGCCAGCGAATGTCCTAAACTAACGATAATATTTTTGTCTCGCAGGTAACTAATTGCCCTATCGCTACTGTCTAACTCTGGTGCGAGAGTCATCACCTTGACTATTTGGCTATAGTCGCCTAAAACCCGTTTAATATTCTCAATAGTTAAGGGCAATAAATATTGTTCTGGGTGTGCGCCTCGCTTCTGGTAGTTTAAGAATGGCCCTTCTAAATGAACTCCTAAAACCTGTGCTGTGTTGATTGTATTTTGGGTAGCGATAAACTGAGATATGGTAGCCAGCGATCGCTGAATTTTGGCGACTGCGGTGGTTACTATGGTGGGTAAAAAGCCATCTACTCCTTGTTCCCACAGAAAGTCACAGATCTGTTTTAACTTGGGTAAATCAGTAATTTCTAAATCGGGGAAAGCCAAACCCAAACCACCATTAATTTGTAGATCTATTCCCCCTAGCGATAGCCAATCTCCTTGTAAGTCGATTATTGAGTTATCTACTGATAAATCTGGCTGGGATGCGATTACGCTATTGTGCTTGTACTCGAATGAGTGTAGCTTTTGTATCGCTCTAATTTTTCCCGTCGCGATCGCAACTTGCTGAAGATTTTGCGAGTCAATAATCCGAGCATTGGTAATTAATTGATTTACTGTCATTAGCCAAATATTTTGATAAATATCCCGATCGATCGATTAAGATTTTTAATACTTTAAACGGAAAATTTCCAAAATAACTATTTTATCTTTAAGTCAAAGAAGTTTAACTTAAAAATATCTGACTATAATTTATTGATGCGGTGAGAAACAAATTTAATTGAACCAGACATAAATACCCAATTTAGCCTTGAAAAACCTTGACTGACAACCCTCTTATTGGAATTATTATGGGCAGCGATTCTGATTTGCCCACGATGGAAAAAGCGATTGCCGTTTGCGAGGATTTTACTGTGACTTATGAGGTAGCGATCGTTTCTGCACATCGTACCCCAGAAAGAATGATAGATTATGCCCACAATGCCCATCATCGAGGCATTAAAGTCATTATTGCCGGTGCAGGCGGAGCTGCACACTTACCAGGCATGGTAGCTTCTTTGACTCCTCTGCCCGTTATTGGTGTCCCTATTGCTACTCGTCAGCTAAAGGGCGTTGATTCTCTATATTCTATTGTCCAAATGCCCAGGGGAATCCCCGTTGCTACCGTAGCGATTGGCAATGCTCAAAATGCAGGGTTGCTAGCAGTCCAAATTTTAGGGACAGGCGATCGCGCTCTTCAAAATCAGATCGAACAATATCGGCAAAATCTAGCACAAACAGTGTTTGACAAACAGGATCGGCTTGATAAATTAGGATATCAAGCATATTTAGCAGGGATGTAAATGTTTTCGTACGATCTTTGCAGTCTGCCTTGATAAAACAATATGATGATTTCAATAGTGGAATCATCATCATTGGGTAAATTAAGTAAATCGAGCGTTAAATGAGAAAATGCTTGAGATGACTTTACAATTCTTTACCCAGACCTAGAATTGGTGTAAACTACCTGAGAAAACTCATAGATCAAAAGTAAGAGGAGCGAACGAAAAGATGCAGTCGGCTCAGACACTGCGAACAGTGCCAAGAGAGTATTTAAAAGCTCCTGGTGGATTTAATCCCAATGTGTTGATGGTGATTGCAGCGATCGCGTTGCTGACGATATCGACCATTGGTTACTTTTTCTGGGGATTCCCAGATTGGGTTTCTTTTATGGCTAATGTGTTGGCGTTGCACTTATCAGGAACGGTTATTCATGATGCTTCTCATAATAGCGCCCACACCAATCGTCTAATTAATTCTGGCTTAGGACATTGCAGTGCCTTGATGTTAGGCTTTGCTTTTCCTGTGTTTACCAGGGTACATTTGCAGCACCATG of Coleofasciculaceae cyanobacterium contains these proteins:
- the recN gene encoding DNA repair protein RecN, translating into MLVNLKINNFALVDSLELNLDSGLSVLTGETGAGKSIILDAIDMVLGGKANSRMIRSGSDRSVIEATFEIDSNLNKWLEVQEIEPLEEDTLVCSREIVVGKTNMRSRSRVNGVLVNRQLMAELRSRLVEITAQGQTVNLLISDRQRHLLDAYGGKPVIKQLNLVVQAYEIAQQTKKALDKRIQSEQELLQRQDLLQFQLKDLTEAELTNADELDELEQERDRLSHVVELQQLGNQAYQLLYEGDDDAPAGADLLGKAESCLMEMVEYDLELAPILEMVQSGLAQIVEAGQQINSYSEDLEADPQRLEEIETRIRQLKNICRKYGPDLSDAIALTQQLQQELALITGGGQSIETLQQEYELASQQLTDECRKLTQLRQKAATKLEKQLIKELKPLAMDKVVFECRLIESTPTGMGADKVVFYFSPNAGESIQPLSVIASGGEMSRFLLALKACFTGAEESSSTLIFDEIDAGVSGKVAQAIAEKLHQLGQQHQVLCVTHQPLIAAMASGHFKVEKTIIEEATTKHKNGSSIADIRTVVRVKTLSNYEVRAEELAQITGGHSAEDAIAFAESLLTKAAKYRAAQSK
- the nagA gene encoding N-acetylglucosamine-6-phosphate deacetylase; amino-acid sequence: MTVNQLITNARIIDSQNLQQVAIATGKIRAIQKLHSFEYKHNSVIASQPDLSVDNSIIDLQGDWLSLGGIDLQINGGLGLAFPDLEITDLPKLKQICDFLWEQGVDGFLPTIVTTAVAKIQRSLATISQFIATQNTINTAQVLGVHLEGPFLNYQKRGAHPEQYLLPLTIENIKRVLGDYSQIVKVMTLAPELDSSDRAISYLRDKNIIVSLGHSLATATQAQRAFVRGASMVTHAFNAMPSLHHRQPGLLGEAIVNPHVYCGLIADGNHVCPTMLEIVLKASNYDQGIFLVSDALSPIGLPDGVYPWDEREIIVTEGTARLPDATLSGTTLPLLVGVENLVKWGCDLEKAIAMATEAPRKAINLPGLGIGQQANLLRWHWNQEQQKLSWSRVN
- the purE gene encoding 5-(carboxyamino)imidazole ribonucleotide mutase; the protein is MTDNPLIGIIMGSDSDLPTMEKAIAVCEDFTVTYEVAIVSAHRTPERMIDYAHNAHHRGIKVIIAGAGGAAHLPGMVASLTPLPVIGVPIATRQLKGVDSLYSIVQMPRGIPVATVAIGNAQNAGLLAVQILGTGDRALQNQIEQYRQNLAQTVFDKQDRLDKLGYQAYLAGM